The DNA window ACATGCCTTTTATACAGAAAATTTCACACAAACCTTTTCCTTATTAGCATCCTTcactgcttttttctctttcagtttctCTTGGTAAGCCTTGTAGTTCACACGTGCCTTTTTGGGGGGCTGAAACAAAGATTGGGAGGGATACTGCTGATTCAGTTTTCAGATAGGTTGAAAAATTATTCACACACTTGCACAGAGTGCAGTATTTTTCACGTGGTGGTggcaaaacattaaaaatgcttatttcttTTTGGGGGAGAAGAATGGACTTAGGAGCCATTAGGTAGTCACAAATTGTATCTTTCTTGGTAAAGACAGCAGAGAGAGACAATAAGGTTCTGTTACCAGTTTTACAACGTTTACGCACACActctaagcaaaaaaaaaaacaacccactaCCTAAAAACACCTAAACcactattttttccttttacactagttatgaaaaaataaaatctttaactCACTGTGAGaatgaagttttaaaaagtGAGCCCCTGTTTTGAATGGCCTGATAAAAAATTAGTAAATATTGTTTTTCAGCCTGATCGTTCATATTTCATCTATACTACCTCCCTGGTAACACAACCATACTAATTTTCTAATCATCTACAGAAAACATAAGACAGAACAAATGATAAAAGTAAAGATGAAGTGAGAAAAGCGTCAGGGCagggaattttgtgttttaaaagagTAATACCAAAGCCCCTCATGTTCTTTACTGCTTTTCTGCACTGTAGCAACTGGGAGACCTCCAGCACAAACCAAGGTACAATTACCTTGGCGCCCAGCATGATAGCTCGCTCCCGTTCCCAAGCACGTTGCTCTTGCTTCTTGTAGCCAGTGATTCCAAACTTGTGCACTTCCAGGCGAGCCTAGAACGTTagagaaaatgcatttcataATGTTCAGCTTGTAAAGTAATGCCTAGCAGAGTGCAACAAAGTCATACTCCTGAGGAAATCCTGGCTAATACTGGAAATTGgagtgctttaaaataaaattgagttCTGAGCTATACTGCAGAGCAGTTAATGCTGTCCAGCTAATCTCTGGATGGTGAGGACTGTCAGCAGGACAATTTTCAATTCTCCTAGTTTCACACAGAGTAACACATGGTATGGATCTCCTCCATGTAAAAAATGAGCACTTAACCACTGAGAAACACGGATGGTGGTTTGACTACACACATATGCAGAGTTAACACTACAAGCATACCTTGGCACAAAACCACTAATGAATCCTTTAACCACTAATGatctttttaaaatcaatgaTTAAATCCCCACCCTTCTTAGCAGTTCAGAGCGCCATGCAGAATCTCCAGTGAGAGATTTCATTGGATCATAGCACATCCCTGAGCAGAGATTAGGCACACAAAACAGCTTGCATAGATCTGTAAACAAATTAGTAGCTAAAGGTGACCAATGCTAGTTATCCTCATGTAAGAACAGATTAGAATCAAAAGACAAATGGAAAAAGCTATTTGTTGTTTCAAAAACAGATGCCAGTacaccttttttccttcccccatgAGATGTCAGAGATTTAACACCATAGGGCTGAAAGAACTATGCTAAACATTATGGGAACTGAAGCACCTTTACACATCCCCCTCAAATTCTCATTGGAAGATCAGAAAGAAAGGCCATGAAGTTGCAGCACACCTCTCCACTCTGGGAAGTTGACTGCTGCCAGCCTGCTCCTCCTTTGGCATGGCATGCAGCCAGAACTACCAATTAGGAAATCCTCACCTACAAGAAACAGCCATTTCTGGAAGGGTTTCCCATCAGTCCCACCATAGCTTTCTCAagtacacacatacacataacTGCACACTAAACTAGTGACATTAGTCTGATTCTACTGACTTACCTTTTCAAAGTTAAATTCTTGTCTgactgtatttttctcttcattcaCTATTTGGGTCtataaacagaacaaaacatttcaaattaatAGGACAAGTAACACCAGTTTAAATGCTGATTGGGATAGCTTTTTGAAAAGCACTGAAATGTAAAGTCAGTTATGTGGAATAATACACAGGTTTccagcagtatttttttctagCTTTATTACCCGGATCTATTAAAAGAGACAGTTTCAACGGCAGTTTTCTAGGTAAGTAAAACAAAAACTGACACATGTGAGCTATGCATCACtcacatttccatttccaaacCCATACCAAACAGCTAGTGTAGGATAGGACATGAATTTTAAgtcattttttttcagacagtgCAGCAGTAACAGCACATGCACTCATAGCTGGGGCCACACACAGAACAAGGTTAATTCCCAACTGCATGGACATATATTAGTGTCCATATCCAGCTTCACTGATGCCAAAGAAATGCTCCAAAGGGTGCACTGTCAGCAAATGGCAGAACCCACTTAGTGCAGGCTGAAGAAAGTACTTGCTCAAAATGAGCCCAGTGAGAACGACATCTTTTCTACTCCACGGGTACACAGAGACTTGTCATCAGCAATTCTCAGTTTGGAGGGGGACTCTCCAGGGGGAACATACTATATcctagaaagaaaaagaaacacagagtcTCCAGGGAGAGGGTTCCATGCTTGCCCATTACAGGAGTGTCCCACCTGGGACACTGTGGAGCAGTTACAAATCTCCCAGGGTTATTTCAGACTGTCTGCTCTCTGATTTCAGGGAGGATGTGCTGAGCCACCGCTCTGAGTGGAAGCTCTGCCCACTCCCAAGCAAACTGCCATCTGTTCAAGAGATTACCCGGTTCACCTTCCCTGTTTCCTCCCAAGGGTACATTCCACTCAGAGGAAACAGGAGTACTACATAAGCATTAAAGCTTAACTGAAATACTTTTCACGTATTTCCTTTTCACTCTCCAGGACCTCGGGGCACAGTGAGTCAGGTTCAGGCCCAAGGGTTACACCAGGGCTTCCCTCTGCATCCACCACGGCCAAACTCCTCTAAGCTCTGCCAAGGCTTCTATATAGAATTGCTATTTCAACCACAAATAAACCCAGTTACCTTCAGAGCATTTTGCTAACAAGCCTAACACCAGTATTTTCAGGTAGAAAAACTTTAGCTATAAAAAACTTAATAACATTTTTAGAGGAAAACGTGctgaaaaagcacaaaaggtTATGGATTCAAACAACTGCTTGAATCTCTTGAAGTTCCCAATTCCAAGCAATCAAACCCCCAAGATAAGTAAGTCTCTCTGAATTCCAGACAGCCGTCTGTTAGCTCATCAAAGCTTATTTTAGATTCGGCTTCTGATGTTATAGAGACAACTCAAGGAAAACAACCAGAGAAGCCATAAAATCTAGAGACCAATCAACCTTTCTGCTCAGCTTCCAGCAAAACGTATCCAGACCTTGTTGAAGCAACAGCTAGGGTTTTCGCCAGTGCAAAACTGCACTGCAAAGCAGTTCAGCAGCGGCAAACCAAACTAGAGGACTGAGACCTAAAGCTGTCACGCCTTCCCCCACCGACTACCCAACACCGATCCTCCGAGACAAATGCTGCTTGTCAATAGCCCACTGCAGCACACAAAACTCCTGGGCACTGAAGTAACCAAGAGGAtttgctttccatttctttcacttCTTGCCATAACATCAGGCCTGCCGGCAAATCCATCTATTTTGCTGAAATGCGCATATTTCAAATACAGGATTCTTATCCAGAGATCTtctgaaattgaaaaaaatggtCAAGTCCTGCCCCCTCCCCTGCTTCATCCTGCCCCTGTTTCCAGCAGCccagctggaaatcagcaggAATAGATGCCGTCGAGCTGAGCACGAGGATGGCCAAAGCATCCGGATTTCCAGGCAGCGGCATCAGCAAGAGGGACAAacccgggcagggcagggtggggcTGGTGCCGCGTCCCGGGAGCGCATCCCGCCCCACGGGCAAGGCTCCTTCCCTTGGGACAGGGGCGGCTCGGGGGCAGCGGGGACCCCCCGCCCTGCCGGCTCTACCTGTGCTCCGCCGGCGGGCGCTGCCGAGGGGCCGTGCcgctccttcctcttcctcccgcGGAACACCACGACCTCCACGGCGGGCctggcggcggggggcggcggggcagCGCCGGCCGCGCTCAGCTCGGCCCGCAAATCCCCGAAGAAGTCGCgggccccgcgccgcccgccctGCTGTGGCTCTCGtctctcttcctcatcctcctcctcgtctttcTCCGCCGACAGCGGCACTGCTCTCGCATCGCCGTCCTCCGCAGCGCCCCGAGCGTCGCCGGGCTCCTCACCTGTGCCGAGCACATGCCGTGGGTCAgctccgcgccgccgccgctccaGAGCGCCCACGCCCGGCCcgcctcccctcccttccccggCCCCCAGGGAGGATCGTGGTGCCGGCGCCGCGCCCGGCACGGCCCCGCGTACCCACCCAAGTCGTAGAGGGCGCCGAGCACCGCCTCCAGCCGGCGGCGCGGCTCCCGCGGCCCCATGGCTGCTGCCGCGGCGGGCGGACGGACGGGCCGGCGTGTGACCCCCGGCGGCTCCCGTCGCACCCGACATGGCGCCGCCCATGGCGCGGTGCCCCCGCCCTCCGCCGCCGCGCCGCAGCAGGCagccgggccggggcggcgcggggccaTGGGCACCGCGGGAGGCGGCGCCGGGCGGCAGAGCAGCGCGGCGGGGTAGGGCGGGCGAgcggggcgcggggcggcgcggcggaGCTCGCAGGACCATGGCgacggcagcggcggcggcgcccgggcgggcgcggcgggggGCGCCCATGTACTCGGtaggcggcagcggcggcgggagcggtGCCGCGGGGAAGGAAGGGGCTGCTCGCCTCACCTGCGCCGCGGCGGTGCCGCTCTCTCTGAAGGGGAATGACGGCGCTTGGCTCAGGCTGCCCCTCCACCCCTTACCCCCGGTTTGTGTCCCCGGGGAAGCGGGGACCGCGCTCCGGAGGGAGGGACGAGGCCTTTCCCGGGCTCCGGCGGGACCGGACGTTTCTCCTCATCAGGAGGAGCACCTTCCCGGGCCCCCTCCTCTACCTCGGCTGCTCCTTCGCTATCTGTCGTGTCAGTCGCGACAGCCAGAGCTCCCGATCCCGGGCGCCGCGGctccctcagagctgctgcGGAAGGCCCGGCGGGtcagggagctgggaagtgTCTCTCCCTCACGGAGGCTCTGTCCCGGGGCGGCTCTCGGGAGGCAGGCGTCCGGACACCGGGCGCTCCGCAGGGCTTCAGCCCCGCAGCATCCTGTCCTGCCAGCCTCGGTGAACTCAGCGCTGGGAGGTTGTCGTGGGGATGGAGTGGCCGAAGCGGGTTTTCCTGTGTTGCATAGTGAAAATTACTTTATTGACCTTGTCTGTTCACTgcagctccttttccagcttcagaCAAGGAGGTTTGGGTGTGGGGTGATAAACTTTCAGCTCTGTATAAGCATTTGGAGGAGGGTActagggagaaagggaaaaagctCCTTGTTTCGGCAGAGATTCCCAAACTTCTCTTCTGTGTCTTGTCTGTATGCTGGTGTGCCAAGGGCATCGTGAGCACCATCGTTACATTGCATATCCTAGTTAAATGGAAGCAGAGGAGTTCCAGTTTCCTGCTGTTTTGCTTTCAGACTTCACCGCTGTCGTAGTAACAGTGCATGTCACTGAATTTTCTGATGTCCAGGTTTCCAACAGTGTATTTTCTAAGTGTGTTCTCTACCAGCTGGCAATTGAAGCTGGAACAACAGCTTGGCTGTAATGTGTAAGAGCACAGGTACAAATATTTAGTGTTTGCTAAAGTGTGTGGTTTGGCTCCCTCAGTGCTCCTTCAGAACAGGGCGTGAAAATAACTGTTGCCATGGAGAGAAATCAGTTGCACATCAAGTCTGAAAACATCAGATGAAGAGCAGAGGCAGAGAGGTGATTTTTCAATGGGCCATGGCCCTTGCTAAGCTCTGCTCACCTGAGTTGCGCTGGGGAACAGCTGTAGCAGTGCCGTGACTGCTGATGTGGCTGATGATGCCCATGCTGACTGCTGAGTTTATTTGTCTGGATTTCATGTAGTTGCAGATTGCAGGATGTGAACTTTTCTAACTGACATAAACGCTGCTTAGATTTTCTGAGGATGACTTGTCACATACTGATCTGAGTAGGTGATACTTAGagacaaatattttctgctacTGTTCTGAGCTATCTTTCTTTGTCATTATAGAAAGCAAGGGACTtacttctgttttatttttaatcaaggGGGTTGATATAAGGTGTCAACAGCAACAGATGGCTAATAGAAACTATTTCCAGTCATCTTAACAGAGCTTACTCAGCTCTTGCAAAATACTAACCAGTTGAAAGCTGTAATGCTAAATCATAGAGGACAAAAACCCCTAAAAGTCTTGCATTAATAGAGGTCGGGGTTTAGTACCTGTATGAGATTGTTTTGAAAGTCCCTGGAGAGTTTTTTCTGCAGTTAGAGTGAGGTAATTCTCTAAACTGCAGTTGTGGAAAGAAGAGTTATACAATCTACTAAATGCAATTCTAGTAGAAGGATGGTCTCCAAATCTGCCTATCTTGTGTGGATAAAAGAATTTGAGAAGGTCAAACATTACGGTAGGATTTGTGTCCTCCGATAAAACAAAATTGACTTTTGATAGAGATGCAGCTTTGAAGGATTTTTTGTCATTCTTAAATGTAGATATTCctgatttgagttttttttgttttgttttgttccacCAAATTACCTTGTGTTGATGAATGGACAGGAGCTAAAGGTTTCCTCTCTACTAAATGTCAGCTGCTCTGATAGTGTTGCTGGTGTGGCTGTGGTCAGCTGTCAGTGAAACCCGACTCCCTCTCCCAAGGTTGAAAACCCAGTTGCCATTGCTGTGCGTTTTGCTTATCTGTTCCTTGTGTTCCCCTGTGTGTTTGCTCATGAGGCTTTCCACTCAGTGCCAGAAAAGGTCACTATAAGAGCCCATGAAACATGTTTTATCCTTTATTATCAGATTGGTCCTGCATGGGTTGTATATAGAAAGAGGAAGTGGAATGAATGAGAAGGATGCCAGTGCTACCCTTCAAGTGGTACTGTGGAGAAAGACAtaagcagttttatttttagtatcTTCTAATAAATATGCTTGGTCATAACTAATACTTCtatatttttgtttcacagaGGCTTACTCTAGCTGTCTTATTTATCTGGTGGCTGTAGCTGCCCTTTGAAGTTTAGAGAAGGACAATTTCAGTCTTGGGAAGACTGAGGGGTCATTCATACAAACTGTGGTGATCTAGGAGATAATAGGAGACATCTCTCTCCAGTTCAGGGGTCTGCTGGCTCAAAGGGAAGAGTTTTGTCTCAGAATTTTTTGCAGTGGGGTGGATCCACAATTTGTTCTTGATATCCTGGGGCTTTATTCTGCTTAGCAGTGGCACTGGTTACTCAGAGGTTGTGCTCTCTTTTTACCTATGTGTGCACCATATTGTGTTCACGCGGCTGACAGTGAAgtgctttgttgtttttgtaatttcttcctgCCTGGTAATGTTTAGTGTGCCTTAAATCCAAGCTTTGTGAAAGCCACAAGTCAGCAAGGCCCCAGATGCAACTTTTAAGTAGCAGAgattattttctgtgtgttgATGATTGGGTTTTTATAATGCCAGTCATGGCATTGTCTTAATGAAGCTGTGAGAGTTGAAATCAAAGGTCTTTTAGTTAATACCTATTAATCATGGAGAGGCTGGAGGCAAGGCACTTCAGCTTTTAAAACCCATGTCCTCTCTCAACTTCTTCCTGTTGGATGGAATTAAGTAATGTGGCACAGGGTGATTTGGGGATCTTCGCAATGAAGGGATTAGGGTGAGGGTTTTTTGAGGGGGAGGTGGAATTAAGTAACATGGCATAGGGTAATTTGGGGATCTTTGCAGTTGGAAGGGATTAGGGTGAGagttattggggttttttttgggggggtggtgTGGTGttagtttgtttattttactttttagttTCTTTCTGGATCACTCATCCAAGCAGGTAGTATTGGTTCCTGCAGTCACAGAATATAGCATGCAGGCATTATTGAAAGCTAAGAAGAAACCCCAAATGCTGCAGAAGTAGTGCATATCATTCTTTTGGTGCTGTAGCCAAGCAGGTCACCAAACAGCTTGAAACAGTGTCTCATTCTTCATTTGTATGTTCCCAGCAGAAAGAGCTCACATCAAAGAAAAGAGATGATTTTGAAGATATCTTGGAGGAAAGACGGTTGTCCAGTGACTTGAGATACGCGATGAAATGTTACACCCCGGTCATCTACAAGGGACTTTCACCTTGCAAGCCAAATGCTATCAAAAGTGCTGTTCTCCAGTCAGAGCAAGTTCAGTATGTTATCAAACAGGTGAGTCTGGACAATGAGCTGTAAGATGAGGCGGATTGAACACAGCCAAGCTTTGTGTGTCAGCAGGGAAAAAGAGATTGTTGCTGACCTCGTTAAAATGATAATTGTACTTCGGAAGATGGTCCAGTAAATAAATAACTGTcttttggcaggaaaaaaaaccactggaGTTGCCACTAAAACTGTCAGGTTCATGAAGCAGTGTTTTGATTTTGCATATACAGCACTTCGTCATTAATTTATCCAGTGTGTctgacttctttttctttctcctcctacTCCACTGCTCTCACCGAAGAGCAACATTGTGAAAGACATTAGTGCTCTCCTTCTTAGCAGGTATTTTTGTACTTTGAGGATATCTTGTAAGAATTTTATAGGTTAATGGTGGTTTTATGAACAAATCCTAAATGCTACTTGCACTAAAATGAGAGTTATATTTCGTAGACAATTCTTTGAATTAGAAACACTGTTTGAGATGTAaccatatttttgttttaacatgAAGGGCAGCTACTTCTTTATAacaaataaagtattttatgGTTAGGCTGGCTGATACTTTGCACTGTGTTTAAATGCCTGAAATAAGTGAGTGTGTGTTAGTTAGCAGGGTAACTAATTTCAGTATccataaaaaataattccaagtgTGTAGAAATATGTAAGATGTTTTGGTTAGTCCTGAGTGACAGGCTactgtaaatttttttctgtttgtttcttttaatggCTAGTATTACCTGTGATACATCAAAATGTGTTCTAATATGTGATACATCAAAATGTGACAAAGTAAAGTATGTCGCTCTACACCACAAAGTAGTTCACTTTCCATTATGGATCACTACGTAGTATGAAAgccaaaaaaatctttcaactctaaataaactaaaaaatttactgaaagaaaatactttacAGAGGATTTGACAGAAAGATGTCTGTGTGATGTATTCTTCTGAAGTACTTTTTagatagaaaattattttgatggcTTTTTTCTGGGCTGGCATCAAGTGTTTGAAGGGAGTTAGCAGACCTGCCATTCATCCTGGATACCAGCTTTGCAGTAGAGATTACTGGAAGTTTCTAACTGAGAGTGTCCTGGGCAATGTGCCCAGCAATCTATGATTAGGGTCCTTCCTGCCTGGGCAGGGTTTGCACAGCTTTACACAGACATACTAGAATTTGTTCTTGTGCCAAATGGTTAAGGTTACTAAAGTTCAGTGTAGGAAGTTAAggtcatttgtttgttttagctTGTTATATGTGAATGGTCTAGtttttgatttttgattttgGAAAGTTCTTAGTTCCATATTGGATTTGCCCTTAAATCACACAAGTGAACTGTATGGCAAGTCTTCTGCTGGTGAATGTGAACAGAAGCTCTTCTTGTTGaatatcaggaagaatttttggCTTCCTGAGCAAGATTGATTTTCTCAGGCTTAAGTGGAAGCAGTTTTTGGCTTCTTTAAGCGGCTAAAATAATCAGTTTAAACTACATGTGGAAATACTTAGGATGATGGGTaatgcatttaagaaaacacaaTTGACCTAGTAGATCTATGGAGGTAGACTGGAGATGCATTTTCTCATATGTcacaaaatggaaataataGATAAGCAGCACTGGCTTCCAAACAGAGATTTGCTTTTTTGGAGgctttttcttctgccattcctttcctcctctgtgTAGAGTAAAAGTCATGTTCCTTATTCCGTAACAGTAAAAGGCTTAACTTTTCAACTAAAAATTTCTAGATTCAAATACCAAATTGGAGGGATGGCTATTATTTAAGTCTGTTTCAAGGAACTTCAAAAGGGAATGTGCATGGCAACAGATGAAAGATCATTGATATGCACAGTTGGTAGAGATGCTGCTTTGTATGCAGTTCAGCTCTCCATTGCTAAAGGAATACATCACAAGGAAGTGGAAGTGTGATAGGGCTGAGGTTCTTTGTAAGCTCTAACCCAAATGCACTTAAAATATTTACGCTTTGACTATGTCTACAAACATAAGCTTCATTTTactattgaaagaaaaatgcagagagCTTTCTTCAGACTGATAATATGGGATAATGGATATGGATAATATTCTTTGAACTTAAATCTCCTCTGAATATACTGCAAATTAAAACATTCATATGGTGTGTTTGGGGGGAGGATTGTTGTATGCCCTCCCCTGTCATTGACATCTAAGcttattttggtttttgagCCGCTTTAACTTGGCTTTGTCATGTTGGCTGGCACCAAACAGATTCTGTATGATTAGGTCCTTGCCTGTCACATAAAACAAAATCTTGTGGACTATTGTAGTAGGTCTCATAGTAGCTGTGGCATGTTAGAATGGTGTGCACGGGCAAGGGGAAGGGAACAACTTGTCACTGCTGATTTGTTTCTCCTTAGTTAGCAAAAGAAATGGGAGAATCACCTGATATTATTCAAGAAGAAGCCACAGAAATCCTCGATGAGATGGGCCACCGTATGCAACTGGGAGCTGTCAGATTTTTTGCCTTCACTCTgagcaaaatatttaaacagcTTTTCCAGAGAGTTTGTGTGAATGAAGAAGGAATGCAGAGAGTGAGTACTCGTGGgaggaaaaaagttaaaatattttcagaccAGTCACTTGGACAAGAGCTCTAATCATCAAATaacaaatgtgaaaaataccctctgaaaataaaaaaaaaagactgcacTCACTTCTGTTTATTAGTGCATTTCTTAGTAAATGTGGGAGGAAAGACAGATGATACGTaagtattttaaatgcaaacaGCTATCAGaattttttgtatattttccAAGTGCTTCCTATGGTAAGGAATACCATGTGCCTGTGATTCTGTTAGGTCAGTCACTGAAAGAGTGTTTTCTATCTGATATTATAGAACAAAAATGCATTTAGCTGAGTTGGGGGTCAAAATATAATATTACACAGCTGAGTGGACTGGCTGTTTTGGAAAACCCTCATACAACCAAGAGTGGTGAAACACTGTGCACCTCTGAGGCCAGGGGATTCTTTAGGTTTGCCTCAGTTTCCAGGAACTGTTGTCCCCCTATTTCATTTCAGGATTTTGCTATTCTGGAGAGTGCAGTGCATTCCCTGAAAGTTAGCAATGTCAGTCCTGACAGCCCATGTTTGGTTTCCCGTCCCCATGAAAAGGGTTTGGAATTAGACTGTCCCATGATAGGGTGCCCCTAGTTTCTGAGTCCTGTGATGCTTGTGAGCCTTAGGTTGCTACTCTGGAAACAACTGCTCCAAATTTCCTATGGGTTCTGTGCTGAAAGAGGTATCTATTGTGTGGACAGAGAAACAACCCTCAAGCAAATGGGGTTTTGTTTACCTTAAGGCCAGTGCAGGTCTGTATTTGCAAATTTCAACAGTCAGTAAATAGTGGGACAATACTGTTTGCACTGTTCTTTTTCAGTTGCAACACGCCATTCAGGAGCATCCCgtggtgctgctgcccagccacCGAAGCTACGTGGACTTTTTGATGCTGTCTTATTTACTATACACATATGATTTGGCCTTGCCTGTCATTGCTGCAGGAATAGGCAAGTATGTTTTTAATGAAGTTTTCAGGATTCAGAGAATTGGTAGCATTCTCTGGTAGCTGCAATTATAAGTAGTTGCGTTTAACTTCTGGTCCAAATATATCTTGTTAAATCCTCCTTGGGTGAAGTGCTTACAATGTCTGAAAGCTTCTCATCGGTGCTGGGTCCTGTCAAAGGTGAATTTTTTCATAGCAA is part of the Poecile atricapillus isolate bPoeAtr1 chromosome 3, bPoeAtr1.hap1, whole genome shotgun sequence genome and encodes:
- the C3H1orf131 gene encoding uncharacterized protein C1orf131 homolog translates to MGPREPRRRLEAVLGALYDLGGYAGPCRARRRHHDPPWGPGKGGEAGRAWALWSGGGAELTHGMCSAQTQIVNEEKNTVRQEFNFEKARLEVHKFGITGYKKQEQRAWERERAIMLGAKPPKKARVNYKAYQEKLKEKKAVKDANKEKEHKGDSLKKKKKQKEQKERKAKRKKSVPSIWPAGQVGKFRNGTLILQSRDIKKIKSSKVSK